The Impatiens glandulifera chromosome 8, dImpGla2.1, whole genome shotgun sequence genome includes a window with the following:
- the LOC124911524 gene encoding probable galactinol--sucrose galactosyltransferase 6, whose translation MVAIHGIIFNSIPTINTSYGSSLLTSSSSLKSIGFSKNTQLNSLPIASVHQMTIKHVVRIADRRLVVKDRTILNNVPENVIVTLSSTSTPAEGVFLGVALNNESSRHVVSLGKLIDSRFMASFRFKLWWMAQKMGENGRDIPLETQFLLVETKDEPVESENQTVYYTVFLPLIEGPFRSCLQGNDEDELELCIESGDVFTTSSSFAHSMYISSGTDPFATITDAIAAVKSHLGTFRQRHEKKLPEIVDYFGWCTWDAFYQDVTQEGVEAGLDSLTAGGVPPKFVIIDDGWQSVGPDQLSVEDKPAMRLTGIKENEKFQKEEAGIKNIVNIAKEKYGLKYVYVWHAITGYWGGVRPGVKEMDHYESEMKYPIVSNGVMKNEPGWKTDAMAVQGLGLVNPKQAEKFYDELHSYLAESGIDGVKVDVQCILETMGSGFGGRVEITKQFHQALDASVAKNFPDNGCIACMSHNTDALYCSNQTAVVRASDDFYPRDPVSHTIHIASVAYNSVFLGEFMLPDWDMFHSFHPAAEYHASARAISGGPVYVSDAPGKHNFSLLRKLVLPDGSILRARLPGRPTVDCLMTDPARDDVSLLKIWNMNNYTGVLGVYNCQGAAWNTTEKQNTFHQTKADTTLTCFIKGSDVHLIAESSVDDPNWNGNCAFYCHRSGDITVLPEDANISLSLKILEHEIFTVTPIKVLSSGVSFAPFGLVEMYNAGGAIESLEYETGSVGVVRIEVKGRGRFGGYSSAKPKLCKVNYVEVEFEYESGSGLVSVGLDHMPEFHVGSDRMPEEGLVHFVEFEF comes from the exons ATGGTGGCGATCCATGGCATCATCTTCAATTCAATTCCAACTATAAATACCTCTTATGGGTCCTCTCTTCTCACATCATCTTCTTCACTCAAATCAATTGGCTTCTCAAAGAACACACAGCTTAATTCATTGCCGATTGCTTCTGTTCATCAG ATGACGATTAAACATGTGGTACGGATTGCTGATCGGAGATTGGTGGTGAAGGATAGGACGATCTTGAACAATGTTCCTGAAAACGTGATAGTAACGCTTAGTTCAACATCTACACCGGCGGAAGGAGTTTTTTTGGGTGTGGCTCTCAATAATGAGAGTTCTAGGCATGTTGTTTCGTTGGGAAAATTGATTGACAGCCGGTTTATGGCTAGTTTCAGGTTTAAACTATGGTGGATGGCACAGAAGATGGGGGAAAACGGGAGAGATATACCATTAGAGACGCAGTTTCTATTGGTGGAGACTAAAGATGAACCTGTTGAATCGGAGAATCAAACTGTATACTATACTGTATTCCTTCCTTTAATTGAAGGACCATTCAGGTCATGTTTACAGGGaaatgatgaagatgaactCGAACTCTGTATTGAGAGTGGAGATGTTTTTACTACTTCTTCATCTTTTGCTCATTCCATGTATATAAGTTCAGGAACTGATCCGTTTGCAACCATCACAGACGCAATTGCTGCAGTGAAATCCCATCTTGGAACATTTCGTCAGCGCCATGAGAAGAAACTTCCAGAGATTGTTGATTATTTCGGTTGGTGTACATGGGATGCGTTCTACCAAGATGTAACCCAAGAGGGTGTCGAGGCTGGCCTCGACAGCCTGACTGCTGGCGGTGTGCCTCCTAAGTTCGTCATAATCGATGATGGTTGGCAATCGGTTGGACCTGATCAGCTATCTGTGGAAGATAAGCCTGCTATGAGGCTGACAGGGATAAAAGAAAACGAGAAGTTTCAAAAGGAGGAGGCTGGAATCAAGAACATAGTGAACATAGCGAAAGAGAAGTATGGGTTGAAGTATGTTTACGTCTGGCATGCGATTACTGGGTATTGGGGAGGTGTTAGACCTGGAGTGAAGGAAATGGACCACTATGAATCAGAGATGAAGTATCCGATTGTTTCAAATGGTGTGATGAAGAATGAACCTGGTTGGAAAACTGATGCAATGGCGGTTCAGGGTTTGGGATTGGTGAACCCGAAACAAGCTGAAAAATTCTATGATGAACTGCATAGTTACTTGGCTGAGTCTGGAATTGATGGAGTGAAAGTCGATGTTCAGTGCATATTGGAGACGATGGGATCAGGGTTTGGTGGGCGAGTGGAGATAACGAAACAGTTTCATCAAGCTCTTGATGCTTCTGTGGCTAAGAATTTTCCTGATAATGGCTGCATCGCTTGTATGAGCCATAACACTGATGCGCTCTACTG CTCTAATCAAACAGCTGTGGTGAGGGCGTCTGATGATTTCTACCCGCGTGATCCAGTTTCGCACACGATTCATATAGCTTCAGTTGCTTACAACAGTGTCTTCCTCGGAGAGTTCATGTTGCCAGATTGGGACATGTTCCATTCCTTTCATCCAGCTGCTGAGTATCATGCATCAGCCCGAGCCATCAGCGGTGGACCTGTCTATGTCAG TGATGCTCCAGGGAAACATAACTTCAGTCTCCTTAGGAAATTGGTTTTGCCGGATGGATCCATTCTTCGTGCCCGTCTACCAGGACGGCCCACAGTAGATTGTCTTATGACTGATCCTGCCCGCGATGATGTTAG TTTGTTGAAGATATGGAACATGAACAACTATACTGGAGTTCTTGGAGTCTACAATTGCCAAGGTGCAGCCTGGAACACAACTGAGAAACAAAACACATTCCACCAGACAAAAGCCGACACAACATTAACCTGCTTCATCAAAGGCAGTGATGTCCATCTCATCGCCGAATCCTCAGTTGATGATCCTAACTGGAATGGAAACTGTGCATTTTACTGTCACAGGAGCGGCGACATCACAGTCCTCCCCGAAGATGCAAACATTTCCTTATCCCTGAAGATCCTTGAACACGAGATATTCACAGTTACCCCAATCAAGGTTCTGTCCTCTGGTGTCAGTTTCGCACCGTTTGGTCTCGTGGAAATGTACAATGCGGGTGGAGCCATTGAATCGCTGGAGTATGAAACTGGGTCGGTTGGTGTTGTGAGAATTGAAGTGAAGGGACGCGGTAGATTTGGGGGTTATTCATCTGCCAAGCCGAAACTATGCAAAGTGAATTATGTTGAAGTGGAGTTTGAGTATGAATCTGGATCTGGGTTGGTGAGTGTGGGGTTGGATCATATGCCAGAATTTCATGTGGGGTCGGATCGTATGCCAGAAGAGGGGTTGGTTCATTTTGTTGAGTTTGAGTTTTGA
- the LOC124912570 gene encoding telomere-associated protein RIF1-like, whose product MANFSMKLEELKSHLSSNSKSNKSFAYSTFSNLQEESCSGADPSCIKLISDSAPDFLPYILSDITDLDEEIAVQALKCLGFMIYHPSLVSSFTGNDASLILTSLAKVILATKIKSVCNLGMWCLSVQQLHSLHLAANFPSLLKAIIHALNNPMSSLSTTFEAMQAVVKLASQVQEEMRHASSIWAPQVYGGIISPDKRLRDMSERCLLKIKSTIYPPPLTLSKALLLDLKKKLLPGMKSLLELGLKTQAIQAWGWYIRLLGPYVVKNRHLVNEMLKVPEKTFSDVDPRVQIASMVAWEGLIDALFLARPSLRTSTDTTSELEIQDGVEDGYPKSIKLIMTPLKGILSSKLDLSVHSSCINTWCYLLHKLDKYVNYPSVRKTVLEPIIEAIFSVGPDSNIILLWDGCLDLLDDYILMGSEHVENHLSKQFEKTSSPEAPSTCPSLLKHYPIKWSPWDLRDLGFCIKMVHLLISQSSVVTASEKVKKLALDSSLRLFRTILKGAQNVLKNPLTNYDDVMLFLTSLLGFVKKIFQDSKQEMGEYNDSYSILLQIVEAIIEELEPSILGSPIYKLALDVDNISNSESINETKLSQVVHFRLFSCTTYMNKVSPIGYLTTFYFCGVFRSSFKYMKEESNLQKVSKYFKFLLLSFGPSEILQVVTGLINSHMGFSYLKAWTAIANGLKDFIDETKNSSLLKQHSDLPGYTGILHVLAYPFAVCSLLEELNTQKSTECKFEFEQVVNAWKLLYISANCASLVESSILNGFADDLVSILRNMTECISDLDLCDENLNFHVLSLYGNTVASILEHIKLSASSSERSKNKDGGERERSSNINNILEFSARSMSLLYMKEDKASFAGLDVTIRVFCALTHFVSSLYLKEDILSFIKVSYDPLIEWLSWSETTQNVSIISNLQLLWTETLNCLQRSHPPIVFNSTFLEKQAALLEQTLDHSNPSISCPTIKFWNSTYGEHMELDYPPSLLPVLDKLSRSRKIKLCKNTQTKCQESTTTDTRLLYMVNATQKISSKRVEFVDKEFSLGKRKRLLELTEHQKEVRRAQQGRTRDSSGHGPGIRTYTSADFSQGDETSQDFRL is encoded by the exons ATGGCGAATTTTTCAATGAAGCTTGAAGAACTCAAATCGCATCTATCATCAAATTccaaatcaaacaagtcctTCGCGTATTCCACTTTCTCAAATCTCCAAGAGGAGTCGTGTTCCGGCGCCGATCCGTcttgtattaaacttatatcGGATTCCGCACCGGATTTTCTCCCTTATATTCTCTCCGACATAACCGATTTGGATGAAGAAAT TGCAGTACAAGCGTTAAAGTGCCTGGGATTCATGATTTACCATCCATCACTGGTGTCATCGTTCACTG GAAATGATGCCAGTCTGATACTGACCTCATTGGCTAAAGTAATCCTAGCCACCAAAATCAAG TCTGTTTGTAATTTAGGGATGTGGTGTTTGTCAGTCCAGCAGCTTCACTCATTACATCTAGCCGCCAACTTTCCATCTTTGCTAAAGGCAATTATTCACGCACTGAACAATCCCATGTCTTCCCTCTCCACTACATTTGAGGCTATGCAG GCTGTGGTTAAGTTGGCAAGTCAGGTGCAAGAAGAGATGAGGCATGCCTCTAGTATATGGGCTCCTCAAGTCTATGGAGGGATTATCAGTCCTGACAAACGTCTGAGGGATATGTCAGAGAGATGCTTGTTGAAGATTAAATCTACAATATATCCTCCTCCTTTAACACTTTCTAAG GCACTTCTCTTAGACCTGAAGAAAAAATTGCTGCCTGGGATGAAGTCTTTGCTAGAGCTTGGCTTGAAGACTCAAGCTATTCAAGCTTGGGGATGGTATATTCGGCTTTTAGGACCATATGTTGTGAAGAATAGACATCTAGTCAATGAAATGCTTAAAGTCCCTGAGAAGACATTTTCAGATGTGGACCCACGAGTCCAAATTGCCTCAATG GTAGCATGGGAAGGCCTTATTGATGCACTTTTTCTTGCAAGACCATCTCTTAGGACTAGTACTGATACTACATCTGAGCTTGAGATCCAGGACGGTGTGGAAGATGGATATCCAAAGAGCATAAAGCTCATAATGACACCCTTGAAGGGAATTTTGTCCAGCAAATTAGATCTTTCAGTTCACTCATCCTGCATTAATACATGGTGTTATCTGTTGCACAAACTTGACAAGTACGTCAATTATCCTTCTGTGAGGAAAACAGTTTTGGAGCCTATTATCGAAGCTATCTTCAGTGTTGGGCCTGActctaatattattttgttatgggATGGCTGCCTAGATCTTCTTGATGATTATATCCTGATGGGAAGCGAACATGTTGAGAATCATTTGAGTAAACAATTTGAGAAAACTTCCAGCCCTGAGGCTCCAAGTACTTGTCCAAGTCTGTTGAAACACTACCCTATCAAATGGTCCCCATGGGATCTAAGGGACTTGGGCTTCTGCATAAAGATGGTTCACCTTCTCATTAGTCAAAGTTCAGTCGTGACTGCCTCAGAGAAAGTCAAGAAATTAGCACTGGATTCTTCACTAAGGCTCTTTAGAACCATCCTGAAAGGAGCTCAAAATGTCCTGAAAAATCCACTTACTAATTATGATGACGTCATGCTCTTCTTGACTTCACTTTTAGGGTTTGTCAAGAAAATATTTCAGGATTCAAAGCAAGAAATGGGAGAATATAATGATTCGTATAGTATTTTGCTTCAGATTGTAGAGGCAATCATTGAGGAGCTAGAACCATCAATTCTTGGTTCTCCTATTTATAAGTTGGCACTAGATGTAGATAATATTTCCAATTCAGAGTCGATAAATGAGACTAAGCTGAGCCAGGTAGTTCATTTTAGGCTTTTTAGCTGTACCACCTACATGAACAAGGTTTCACCTATTGGTTACTTGACAACATTCTACTTCTGTGGGGTATTCAGATCAAGTTTCAAATACATGAAGGAAGAATCCAATCTGCAGAAAGTTagcaaatattttaaatttttgttactTTCTTTTGGGCCATCTGAAATTCTCCAAGTCGTTACTGGTTTGATCAATTCACACATGGGATTTTCCTATTTAAAGGCTTGGACAGCAATAGCAAATGGCCTCAAAGACTTCATAGATGAAACAAAGAACAGTTCTCTGTTGAAACAACATTCTGATCTTCCTGGCTACACTGGTATCTTGCATGTTCTGGCCTACCCTTTTGCCGTATGTTCCTTGTTAGAGGAATTGAACACTCAGAAGTCTACTGAATGTAAATTTGAGTTCGAACAAGTTGTTAATGCATGGAAGCTACTATACATCTCTGCTAATTGCGCTTCACTTGTTGAGAGCTCCATTTTAAATGGTTTTGCGGATGACTTGGTATCAATTTTGAGAAACATGACAGAATGTATTTCTGATCTTGATTTATGTGATGAAAACCTGAATTTTCATGTCCTTTCTTTATATGGAAATACCGTGGCATCTATTCTGGAGCATATCAAACTTTCTGCAAGTAGCTCAGAAAGAAGTAAGAACAAAGATGGAGGTGAGCGTGAGCGATCAAGTAATATCAACAATATCTTGGAATTCTCTGCCAG ATCCATGAGCTTGTTATACATGAAGGAAGATAAAGCTTCATTTGCAGGCCTTGATGTAACAATAag GGTTTTCTGCGCACTTACCCACTTTGTCAGCAGCCTTTACTTGAAGGAAGATATCCTTTCATTCATCAAG GTCTCATATGATCCCTTGATCGAGTGGTTATCGTGGTCGGAAACAACACAAAATGTCAGCATAATTAGCAATCTTCAATTGCTGTGGACTGAAACCCTTAACTGCTTGCAGAGAAGTCATCCACCAATAGTATTTAATTCTACCTTCCTCGAAAAACAAGCAGCTCTCCTCGAGCAAACACTCGACCACTCGAATCCCTCCATCTCGTGCCCCACAATCAAATTCTGGAACTCCACTTATGGAGAACATATGGAATTAGATTATCCACCTAGCTTACTTCCTGTGTTGGATAAACTTTCAAGGAGCAGGAAAATAAAACTTTGCAAAAACACTCAGACTAAATGTCAAGAGTCTACAACAACAGATACAAGGTTATTATATATGGTTAATGCTACACAGAAAATTAGTTCAAAAAGAGTTGAGTTTGTGGATAAGGAGTTTTCATTGGGTAAAAGAAAAAGGCTTTTAGAACTAACTGAGCATCAGAAAGAAGTGAGACGAGCTCAGCAAGGACGGACAAGGGATAGCAGTGGACATGGACCGGGGATCAGGACATACACCAGTGCAGATTTCTCTCAAGGGGACGAAACTTCGCAAGATTTCAGATTATGA
- the LOC124911468 gene encoding CCR4-NOT transcription complex subunit 10, which translates to MDSKDARRDVTYSADDEEDLYVRAALTKDAILSFHSGKFAECVDVLNQLLLKKEDDPQVLHNLAIAKYFQEGCSDPKKLLEVLSSIKKRSEELGCVSGEQVEAGSNSGTKGVTGSKATNLQAGSVLMLNIAVILFHLHEYAKACTILDTLYQKIEPVDESTALHICLLFLDVLLALPDLSKFIDVINYVDKAYCNVTGQTDNGNSAQEQSSNTVTKSSSLPINTTISDTSNDDSAAVTGNSSEILLSRTLSEENLESLIWTIDMNGQSTMRTLMTNDVQSDKHISTNELKLKLHLYKVRFLLLVRNLKSAKREIKTAMSMNIASEQDSSIALILKSQLESARGNYQKSIKLLMASNNRTELGMISSSIYNNNLGCIYYRLGKYHTSSIFFSRALSNNSLLRKEKPLTLSTFSQDKSLQITYNCGLQYLACGKPLLAARCFHKASLIYHNKPLLWLRIAECCLMALEKGLLNREKSEIKLHVVGQGKWRQISVEDGVSDFVRSGWVLGNDKQPELTIFLAKQCLLNALCLLDAKEQSDELIMIKQAILVDLSYVELELGNPLKALTNARSLLQIPDCSKINIFLGNVYAAESLCLLNRPKEAAEHLLAYLSKGGKFEVPYTDDDCQKWRVESNVVILEPQEACGTLYASLAYLLAVQGDLEQAERFVMKALTMIPNNPEIILTAVYVDLASGRMVEGLARLKESSHARFLPSKLEIKGSW; encoded by the exons ATGGATTCCAAGGACGCAAGGAGAGATGTTACCTATTCGGCGgacgatgaagaagatttaTATGTAAGAGCGGCGTTAACTAAGGATGCTATCTTGTCATTTCATTCGGGGAAATTCGCTGAATGTGTCGATGTATTGAATCAACTCTTGCTCAAGAAAGAAGACGATCCACAG GTTCTTCATAATCTTGCTATAGCAAAATACTTTCAAGAAGGATGTTCAGATCCTAAGAAGTTACTTGAAGTGCTCAGTAGTATCAAG AAAAGAAGTGAGGAACTTGGTTGCGTATCTGGAGAACAAGTAGAGGCTGGTAGCAATTCTGGAACTAAAGGAGTTACAGGATCCAAGGCCACTAATTTGCAAGCTGGTTCAGTATTGATGTTAAATATA GCTGTTATCTTATTTCATCTTCATGAATATGCTAAGGCATGCACCATTCTGGATACTTTGTATCAGAAGATTGAACCAGTTGATGAG TCAACTGCCCTTCATATTTGCCTTCTATTCCTGGATGTCTTACTTGCTTTGCCGGATCTATCGAAGTTCATT GATGTTATCAACTATGTGGATAAAGCTTATTGTAATGTCACTGGTCAAACTGATAATGGAAATTCAGCTCAGGAACAATCTTCCAATACAGTAACCAAGTCTTCTTCCCTACCAATCAATACAACCATCTCAGATACTTCCAATGATGATTCAGCAGCAGTTACGGGGAATTCATCTGAAATCCTTTTATCCCGAACCTTATCTGAAGAGAATCTTGAAAGCCTGATTTGGACAATTGACATGAATGGACAGAGTACAATGAGAACCCTAATGACCAATGATGTCCAATCGGATAAACACATTTCTACTAATGAACTCAAGCTTAAGCTTCATTTATACAAGGTCCGGTTTCTTCTGTTAGTCAGGAATCTCAAAAGCGCTAAACGCGAAATTAAGACCGCGATGTCAATGAATATAGCAAGCGAGCAAGATTCCTCCATTGCACTTATCTTAAAGTCCCAACTTGAATCCGCTCGAGGCAATTACCAAAAATCCATCAAGCTTCTGATGGCGTCAAATAATCGGACAGAACTGGGGATGATTTCATCGAGTATTTACAATAACAACCTTGGATGCATCTATTATCGGCTAGGAAAATACCATACATCTTCTATATTCTTTTCCAGAGCTCTGAGTAACAATTCGCTTCTCCGTAAGGAAAAGCCCTTGACGCTCTCGACATTCTCTCAAGACAAATCTCTTCAGATAACCTATAATTGCGGTCTTCAGTACTTGGCTTGCGGGAAGCCATTGCTTGCTGCACGCTGTTTCCACAAGGCTAGTTTAATCTACCATAATAAGCCCCTGTTGTGGCTTCGAATTGCTGAATGTTGTCTAATGGCGCTCGAGAAGGGACTTCTGAATCGCGAAAAGTCGGAAATTAAACTTCATGTCGTCGGGCAAGGTAAGTGGAGGCAAATTTCTGTGGAAGATGGTGTGTCAGACTTTGTCAGAAGCGGTTGGGTTCTGGGAAATGATAAACAGCCTGAACTTACGATTTTCCTGGCAAAGCAATGTTTGCTAAATGCTTTATGTTTGTTAGATGCAAAAGAACAATCAGACGAGCTGATAATGATCAAACAAGCTATTCTTGTCGATCTATCATATGTAGAGCTAGAACTAGGGAACCCTTTGAAAGCACTGACGAATGCGAGATCTCTACTGCAAATTCCAGATTGTTCTAAGATTAACATCTTTCTTGGAAATGTATATGCAGCGGAATCGCTCTGTTTGTTAAACCGGCCTAAGGAAGCAGCTGAGCATTTGTTAGCGTATCTATCTAAAGGTGGGAAATTCGAAGTTCCATATACTGACGATGATTGTCAGAAATGGAGGGTGGAATCGAATGTTGTGATTCTCGAGCCTCAAGAGGCTTGTGGGACTCTTTACGCGAGCTTAGCGTATTTATTGGCAGTACAGGGAGATTTGGAGCAGGCGGAGCGATTTGTAATGAAAGCATTAACAATGATACCTAATAACCCGGAAATTATTCTAACTGCCGTCTATGTCGATTTAGCGAGTGGTAGGATGGTTGAAGGTCTTGCGAGATTGAAAGAAAGTAGCCATGCTAGGTTCCTACCAAGCAAGTTGGAGATAAAAGGATCATGGTAG
- the LOC124912249 gene encoding repetitive proline-rich cell wall protein 1-like, with protein sequence MNSSKTPAFFLICMLFISSITQILAVDKCPPIPKKPGSGAGGHHHHNPITKKPPKTKKPITHPPVVKPPLKKPPHIKPPPITKPPVIKPPITRPPIVKPPVTNPPIVKPPVTNPPIVKPPVTNPPIVTPPITNPPIVKPPVTSPPIVKPPVTSPPIVKPPVYPPIVPKPPVENPPPVTLPPVIEPPVTGPPSIPCPPPPPSPSPPAEPPAPTCRADSLKLGACVDLLGGLIHIGLGDPVANQCCPLLNGLVEIEAAVCLCTTLKLKLLNLNIYLPLALQLLLTCGKSPPPGFNC encoded by the coding sequence ATGAATAGCTCAAAGACACCAGCTTTCTTTCTCATTTGCATGCTTTTCATTTCATCCATCACCCAAATTCTCGCCGTTGATAAATGTCCTCCCATACCCAAAAAACCCGGTTCCGGCGCCGGCGGCCACCACCACCACAACCCAATTACCAAAAAACCTCCCAAAACCAAGAAACCCATTACCCATCCTCCCGTCGTCAAACCGCCCCTCAAAAAACCACCCCACATTAAACCGCCACCCATCACAAAACCTCCCGTTATCAAACCTCCAATCACAAGACCCCCCATCGTTAAACCACCAGTCACAAACCCTCCCATCGTTAAACCGCCAGTTACAAACCCACCCATCGTTAAACCGCCAGTCACAAACCCTCCCATCGTTACACCGCCAATCACAAACCCTCCCATCGTTAAACCGCCAGTCACAAGCCCACCCATCGTTAAACCGCCAGTCACAAGCCCACCCATCGTTAAACCACCTGTATACCCACCAATAGTTCCAAAACCTCCTGTTGAAAATCCACCTCCAGTAACTCTACCTCCCGTTATCGAACCTCCGGTGACCGGACCACCCAGTATCCCATGCCCTCCACCGCCGCCGTCTCCATCTCCTCCGGCGGAACCTCCGGCGCCGACGTGTCGAGCTGATTCATTGAAACTTGGTGCATGTGTGGATCTTCTTGGGGGTTTGATTCATATTGGATTAGGAGATCCAGTTGCAAATCAATGTTGCCCATTGTTGAATGGGCTAGTGGAGATTGAAGCTGCAGTTTGTTTATGCACTACTCTAAAACTTAAACTTCTAAATCTTAATATTTATCTTCCACTTGCTCTTCAGCTCCTTTTGACATGCGGCAAATCTCCGCCGCCTGGATTTAACTGTTAA